Proteins co-encoded in one Oreochromis aureus strain Israel breed Guangdong linkage group 3, ZZ_aureus, whole genome shotgun sequence genomic window:
- the LOC120434262 gene encoding uncharacterized protein K02A2.6-like, with protein sequence MKKITVKLHLKPDSKPVFMKARPVPYAIRPKVESNLDALVKNGVLEPVTTSEWATPIVPVPKKDGGIRICGDFKVSVNPVLTAEQYPLPLIDDLFAGLSGGQKFSKIDLNQAYLQMHVEEQSRDMLTINTHKGLFRYCRLPFGITSAPALFQRAIDQILSGLPGVQCYLDDILCTGADDEEHLCNLDATLQRLKEYRLRVRKEKCDFFQSSVEYLGHVIDANGLHTAPSKITAIVDAPPPQNVSQLKSFLGLLNYYGRFIPNLASLLKPLHNLLRKEEAWKWTASCQEAFQKAKDSLTASEVLTHFNPKFPIQLACDASPYGVGAVISHILPNGEERPIAFASRTLNTAETNYAQLEREALSIVFGVRKFHQYLYGRKFTLLTDHRPLTTILGPYTGIPSFAASRLQRWALILSGHSYDIKYRKSESHCNADGLSRLPLPVRKPVSDTVEILYFREVETAPVSAVQVKKASRNDPVLSAVMDWIIKGLPAGEDVDLKAFLGKRAELSVQAGCLLWGRRVIIPLSLQTKLLKQLHAGHSGIVRMKEIARSYFWWPNMDKQIEEIAKNCSSCHKVRNNPPLAPLHPWEFPQEPWHRVHIDFAGPYEDKMFLVAVDAHSKWPEVTIMKSTTTEKTIEALGEMFSRFGSPTQIVSDNGPQLVSQEMEAFLQANGVQHITSAPYHPATNGLAERFVQTMKHALKTSQGQGTLHQRLHKFLLNYRNSPHATTRTSPANAMFKRDLRTTFDLLKPSTVKDTVQKQQEKQIMYRGQQVKNRVFSPGESVLARNYRGAHKWVPATVIAQTGPVSYTVQVADGVWRRHVDQLLQTAPVSAERSFEDLKNALIDSSVPPHMQVENSTASGKVVPTVNETARETETSSVTETKAPQESTQTDVTTDRRYPNRERRPPVRLSY encoded by the coding sequence atgaaaaaaattacagtGAAGCTGCATCTCAAACCTGACAGCAAGCCAGTCTTTATGAAGGCTAGACCTGTGCCGTACGCCATTCGGCCCAAGGTGGAGTCTAACTTAGACGCATTGGTCAAGAATGGTGTTCTGGAGCCGGTTACAACCAGCGAGTGGGCCACGCCTATCGTTCCAGTTCCTAAAAAGGATGGAGGAATCCGGATCTGCGGAGACTTCAAGGTATCCGTGAATCCTGTATTAACAGCAGAGCAGTATCCCCTCCCTCTGATTGATGACTTATTTGCTGGTCTGAGTGGGGGACAAAAGTTCAGCAAAATAGATCTCAACCAGGCTTACCTGCAAATGCATGTTGAAGAGCAGTCACGTGACATGTTGACTATCAACACACATAAGGGACTTTTCAGATACTGCAGGTTGCCTTTTGGCATCACATCAGCTCCAGCATTGTTTCAGCGAGCGATTGATCAAATCCTGAGCGGATTACCTGGTGTGCAGTGTTACTTGGATGATATCCTGTGTACAGGAGCAGATGATGAAGAACATCTGTGCAACCTGGATGCGACCCTTCAGAGACTGAAGGAATACAGATTGAGAGTCCGTAAGGAGAAATGTGACTTTTTCCAGTCATCTGTGGAATATCTAGGGCACGTGATTGATGCAAATGGACTACACACTGCGCCTTCAAAGATCACAGCAATTGTGGATGCACCCCCACCACAAAATGTCAGCCAGTTAAAGTCTTTCTTAGGACTGTTGAACTACTATGGACGGTTCATACCCAACTTGGCATCACTCCTGAAACCACTGCATAACCTGCTACGCAAGGAGGAAGCATGGAAGTGGACAGCAAGCTGTCAAGAGGCCTTTCAAAAGGCAAAGGATTCACTGACTGCATCTGAGGTGCTAACCCACTTCAATCCTAAGTTCCCAATTCAGCTTGCCTGTGATGCTTCACCCTATGGGGTGGGGGCAGTGATTTCCCACATTCTCCCAAACGGCGAAGAAAGGCCAATTGCATTCGCATCAAGGACATTAAACACGGCAGAGACCAACTATGCTCAGCTGGAACGAGAGGCTCTGAGCATTGTATTTGGTGTTCGGAAATTTCACCAGTACTTGTACGGTAGGAAGTTTACACTGTTAACTGACCATAGACCTCTCACAACCATCCTGGGACCCTACACAGGGATTCCATCTTTTGCTGCTTCTCGTCTCCAGAGGTGGGCATTGATATTGTCAGGACATTCTTATGACATCAAGTATCGCAAATCGGAGTCTCATTGCAATGCAGATGGGTTGTCCAGGTTGCCTCTCCCTGTTAGAAAACCCGTTTCTGACACTGTTGAGATCCTCTACTTCAGGGAGGTAGAGACAGCACCTGTTTCGGCTGTGCAGGTGAAAAAGGCGTCCAGAAATGACCCTGTGTTGTCAGCAGTGATGGACTGGATCATTAAGGGTCTTCCTGCAGGTGAGGATGTAGACTTGAAGGCCTTCCTGGGAAAGCGGGCGGAGCTTTCTGTTCAGGCGGGATGTTTGCTGTGGGGGAGGAGAGTCATTATTCCCCTGTCACTTCAAACAAAACTGTTGAAGCAACTTCATGCAGGACACAGTGGAATAGTGAGAATGAAGGAAATAGCGAGAAGCTATTTTTGGTGGCCAAATATGGACAAACAGATTGAGGAGATTGCTAAAAACTGTTCATCGTGTCATAAGGTCCGGAACAACCCACCACTTGCTCCTCTCCATCCCTGGGAGTTCCCACAGGAGCCATGGCATCGTGTGCACATTGACTTTGCAGGTCCATACGAGGACAAAATGTTTCTTGTAGCTGTTGATGCACACAGTAAATGGCCTGAAGTGACCATCATGAAATCAACCACCACTGAGAAGACCATAGAAGCACTAGGAGAAATGTTCAGTAGGTTTGGATCTCCTACACAGATAGTCTCTGACAATGGACCTCAACTGGTTTCACAGGAAATGGAGGCTTTCCTGCAAGCTAATGGAGTGCAGCACATTACTTCAGCTCCATACCATCCTGCAACGAATGGCCTTGCAGAAAGGTTTGTTCAGACAATGAAACATGCACTGAAAACATCACAAGGCCAAGGAACACTGCATCAGAGACTGCACAAGTTTCTGCTTAACTACCGGAACAGTCCACATGCAACCACAAGGACATCTCCTGCCAACGCAATGTTCAAGAGAGATCTGCGCACTACCTTTGATCTTTTGAAACCCTCAACTGTGAAGGACACTGTGCAAAAACaacaagagaaacaaattatgtACAGGGGCCAACAGGTCAAGAACAGAGTCTTCAGCCCCGGTGAGTCAGTGCTGGCCAGGAACTACAGAGGAGCACACAAGTGGGTTCCTGCAACTGTCATCGCACAAACTGGACCAGTTTCATATACAGTACAGGTTGCCGATGGAGTGTGGAGAAGGCACGTGGATCAGCTACTTCAGACCGCACCAGTGTCTGCAGAAAGGTCTTTCGAAGATCTTAAAAATGCACTCATCGACTCGTCAGTCCCTCCACACATGCAAGTAGAGAACTCCACCGCATCAGGAAAAGTGGTTCCCACTGTAAATGAGACTGCAAGAGAGACTGAGACATCTTCAGTGACAGAAACTAAGGCTCCACAAGAGAGCACACAGACTGACGTTACCACAGACCGCCGATACCCCAACAGAGAGCGGCGGCCTCCTGTTCGTCTGAGTTATTAG